One Streptosporangium sp. NBC_01495 DNA window includes the following coding sequences:
- a CDS encoding carbohydrate ABC transporter permease, translating to MSAVAHDDTRRHPARVLLYVAMAGIVVVSLFPFFWMVVTSLKPDPDIFTRTPQFLPTDPILDRYTALFQGAVPRQFLNSLIVAGATTVITGLIALLAGYALARFKIPLRRHLLIVILSIQMLPQTVLVIPLFVVLRNTDLLGTYQGLVISHLALTVGLATYMLRSFYLDIPVEIEESAMVDGATRMQAVRLVVFPLVWPGLAASSIYGFITSWNELMFSATYMQQSSRETLPVALQQYFSSYYSDWGGVMAASVIFTIPVVIFFLLVQKRLMQGMVAGAVKG from the coding sequence GTGAGCGCGGTGGCGCACGACGACACCCGGCGGCACCCGGCCAGGGTCCTCCTCTACGTGGCGATGGCCGGAATCGTGGTGGTGAGCCTCTTCCCCTTCTTCTGGATGGTGGTCACCTCCCTCAAGCCGGATCCGGACATCTTCACCAGGACCCCGCAGTTCCTGCCGACGGATCCGATCCTGGACCGCTACACGGCCCTGTTCCAGGGCGCGGTGCCCCGGCAGTTCCTCAACTCGCTGATCGTGGCGGGGGCTACCACGGTCATCACCGGCCTGATCGCGCTCCTCGCCGGTTACGCGCTGGCCCGGTTCAAGATCCCGCTGCGCAGGCACCTGCTCATCGTGATCCTGTCGATCCAGATGCTGCCGCAGACGGTCCTGGTCATCCCGCTGTTCGTGGTGCTGCGCAACACCGACCTGCTGGGCACCTACCAGGGCCTGGTCATCTCGCACCTGGCGCTCACCGTCGGGCTGGCGACGTACATGCTGCGCAGCTTCTACCTCGACATCCCGGTGGAGATCGAGGAGTCGGCGATGGTGGACGGGGCGACCCGGATGCAGGCCGTCCGGCTGGTCGTCTTCCCGCTGGTCTGGCCGGGGCTGGCGGCCAGCTCCATCTACGGGTTCATCACCTCGTGGAACGAGCTGATGTTCTCGGCCACCTACATGCAGCAGTCCTCGCGGGAGACCCTGCCGGTCGCGCTGCAGCAGTACTTCTCCAGCTACTACTCGGACTGGGGCGGGGTGATGGCCGCGAGCGTGATCTTCACGATCCCGGTGGTGATCTTCTTCCTGCTGGTCCAGAAGCGCCTGATGCAGGGCATGGTCGCGGGCGCCGTGAAGGGCTAG
- a CDS encoding Gfo/Idh/MocA family protein, producing the protein MLKLGVLGVGAIATVDYGVLPNLHHIKDKVDLVALCDPVEERATDAAKRFGAAEVYGSLDAMLAESDIDAVLNLTPIPAHGATSLRILRAGKHLATEKPLATTMADADAIIEAAEAGGLRVVCSPPNMLYPTRIEAARLIREGVIGKVAFAKIRASHGGPASMMNWPTDPTWFYQEGSGPLMDVGVYGIHEALGLLGPARRVSAFSAITEPTRTVRSGPYAGKEITVTTDDNTLIMLDFGGGTFAVIDGTFNVNAAKGPRLEVFGRSGTLNLPNNLNQNGGRGIDLFRLDAAGGLSGWVDLDLVHLEPAQQRVDRLRRALLVDHLADLVAGTATPVMGADVARHALEIMLKAHESARAGRVLDLESTFAW; encoded by the coding sequence GTGTTGAAGCTCGGAGTGCTCGGTGTGGGCGCGATCGCGACCGTCGACTACGGCGTCCTGCCCAACCTGCACCACATCAAGGACAAGGTCGACCTCGTCGCGCTCTGCGACCCGGTGGAGGAACGCGCCACCGACGCCGCCAAGCGCTTCGGTGCGGCGGAGGTGTACGGCTCGCTGGACGCGATGCTGGCCGAGTCCGACATCGACGCGGTGCTCAACCTGACCCCGATCCCGGCGCACGGCGCGACCTCGCTGCGGATCCTGCGGGCCGGGAAGCACCTGGCGACCGAGAAGCCGCTCGCCACCACGATGGCCGACGCCGACGCGATCATCGAGGCCGCCGAGGCCGGGGGCCTGCGGGTGGTCTGCTCCCCGCCGAACATGCTCTACCCCACCCGGATCGAGGCCGCGCGGCTCATCCGCGAGGGCGTCATCGGCAAGGTGGCGTTCGCCAAGATCCGCGCGTCCCACGGCGGCCCGGCCTCGATGATGAACTGGCCGACCGACCCGACCTGGTTCTACCAGGAGGGCTCGGGGCCGCTCATGGACGTCGGCGTGTACGGGATCCACGAGGCGCTCGGCCTGCTCGGTCCCGCCAGGCGGGTGAGCGCCTTCTCCGCGATCACCGAGCCGACCCGCACGGTCCGCTCGGGGCCGTACGCGGGCAAGGAGATCACGGTGACCACCGACGACAACACCCTGATCATGCTGGACTTCGGCGGTGGCACGTTCGCGGTGATCGACGGGACGTTCAACGTCAACGCGGCCAAGGGGCCTCGGCTGGAGGTGTTCGGCCGGTCGGGCACGCTCAACCTGCCCAACAACCTCAACCAGAACGGCGGGCGCGGCATCGACCTGTTCCGGCTGGACGCGGCCGGGGGACTGAGCGGCTGGGTCGACCTCGACCTGGTCCACCTGGAGCCCGCCCAGCAGCGGGTCGACAGGCTGCGCCGGGCCCTGCTGGTCGACCACCTCGCCGACCTGGTGGCGGGCACGGCGACCCCGGTGATGGGAGCCGACGTGGCCCGGCACGCACTGGAGATCATGCTCAAGGCCCACGAGTCGGCACGCGCGGGCCGGGTCCTCGACCTGGAGTCCACCTTCGCCTGGTGA
- a CDS encoding AI-2E family transporter, whose amino-acid sequence MPADPAEPEPILTSAGPLVLPDTPPAVPGDSAGAAAASASTTAPPGAASGLPFGRPGRAMSNNPFVFGFTAALGVLTAWWLVQAVASASSVLILIIVSLFLAIGLNPAVEVLQRWNVPRVGAITIVFLGVILVFVGFGLAVVPPLTTQSTQFVDQLPQYVQELQNNPMIRDLDQRFQLLEKLQQYVTSGDFGTQMFGGVLGIGSVLIGAVFNSLTVLVLTLYFLGSLKSLKKMAYRLVPRSRRTRATLLGDQIIDSIGGYVAGNLIISLIAGVTTFFFLSIMQVPYALALALIVALTDLIPLVGAFIGAGVASLVGFFVSPTVGIVCLVFFTIYQQIENYWIAPAVMKSSVDVPPLATIVGALLGGALLGVVGALLGIPLVAAILLILREVVLPRQERA is encoded by the coding sequence GTGCCCGCGGACCCCGCCGAGCCCGAGCCGATCCTGACCTCCGCGGGCCCCCTGGTCCTGCCGGACACCCCGCCCGCGGTCCCCGGCGACTCCGCGGGCGCGGCGGCCGCATCCGCGAGCACGACCGCGCCCCCGGGGGCCGCGTCGGGTCTCCCGTTCGGCCGTCCCGGGCGCGCGATGAGCAACAACCCGTTCGTGTTCGGCTTCACCGCCGCCCTGGGCGTGCTCACCGCCTGGTGGCTGGTGCAGGCCGTCGCGAGCGCGAGCTCGGTGCTGATCCTCATCATCGTCTCGCTCTTCCTGGCCATCGGCCTGAACCCGGCCGTCGAGGTCCTCCAGCGGTGGAACGTCCCGCGCGTGGGGGCCATCACCATCGTCTTCCTGGGCGTCATCCTCGTCTTCGTCGGCTTCGGCCTGGCCGTGGTGCCCCCGCTGACCACCCAGTCCACCCAGTTCGTCGACCAGCTTCCCCAGTACGTCCAGGAGCTGCAGAACAACCCGATGATCCGCGACCTGGACCAGCGCTTCCAACTGCTGGAGAAGCTCCAGCAGTACGTGACGAGCGGCGACTTCGGCACCCAGATGTTCGGCGGCGTGCTCGGCATCGGGTCGGTCCTCATCGGGGCGGTCTTCAACTCGCTGACGGTGCTGGTGCTGACGCTGTACTTCCTGGGCTCGCTGAAGTCGCTCAAGAAGATGGCCTACCGCCTCGTCCCCCGGTCCCGCCGGACCCGCGCGACCCTGCTCGGCGACCAGATCATCGACAGCATCGGCGGCTACGTCGCCGGGAACCTGATCATCTCGCTCATCGCCGGTGTGACGACCTTCTTCTTCCTGAGCATCATGCAGGTCCCGTACGCCCTGGCGCTCGCCCTGATCGTGGCGCTCACCGACCTCATCCCCCTGGTCGGTGCCTTCATCGGCGCGGGAGTCGCCTCCCTGGTGGGGTTCTTCGTCTCCCCGACCGTCGGCATCGTCTGCCTCGTCTTCTTCACGATCTACCAGCAGATCGAGAACTACTGGATCGCCCCGGCCGTGATGAAGAGCTCGGTCGACGTGCCGCCGCTCGCCACGATCGTGGGCGCCCTGCTGGGTGGCGCGCTGCTCGGCGTGGTGGGCGCGCTGCTCGGCATCCCGCTGGTCGCGGCCATCCTGCTCATCCTGCGGGAGGTGGTCCTGCCCCGGCAGGAACGCGCCTGA